The region CTGCGTTTCGGTGTCCGAGAACACGGAATGGGTGCAATTTGTAATGGAATTGGTCTGCATTACTCTGGGTTAATTCCCTATTGCGCGACGTTCTTAGTGTTTGCGGACTATATGCGGGCGGCCATTCGTTTATCCGCCTTATCAGAAATCGGGGTGATCTATGTGATGACCCACGACTCCATCGCCCTTGGGGAAGATGGCCCTACCCACCAACCTGTAGAAACCATTGCCTCCCTGCGGGCTATTCCTGACCTGTTGGTGATGCGTCCGGCTGATGGAAACGAAACCTCTGGGGCCTATAAAGTCGCCGTTGAAAATCGTAACCGTCCCACATTGATCGCCTTAACTCGCCAAGCGTTACCGAACTTAAAAGGTAGTTCTATTGATGTGGTCAGCAAAGGAGCTTATGTTCTGTCTGACTCGGAAGGAACTCCCGATTTAATTCTGATCGCAACGGGAAGCGAAGTGTCTCTGTGTGTGGAAGCCGCCGAAAAATTAACAGCCGAAGGCAAGAAAGTTCGGGTGGTTTCTATGCCCTGTTGGGAACTATTTGAAGAACAAGATGCGGCTTACAAAGAATCTGTGTTACCGAAAGCTGTAACCAAACGGTTAGCGGTAGAAGCTGCCAGCAGTTTCGGTTGGCAACGTTATATTGGCGATCAAGGCGACATGATCAGTATTGATCGCTTTGGTGCTTCTGCTCCCGGTAACGTGTTGATGGAGAAATTTGGTTTCACCCTGGATAATGTTTTAGCCAAAGCTAAAGCGTTATGAGGCTAAACCTTAATATTAATTAGATTAACTGAGGTGGGCTAGACCCACCTTTTTCACTTTTGAGAATTTCTGTTAAACATCAACAGGATCTTAATTTTTTGCAGGTTGACTCAGAAGTTGAGTATAAAGATCGCTTAATTTTAAGGCGACACCTTGCCAACTAAATTGAGTTTCTACTTGTTTTCTTCCGGCTTCTCCAAGTTGTTTTGCCCAGTCAGGATCAGATAAAATTCGATCAATAGCTTCAGTAAAAGCTAGATCATCTTTGGGCGGACATAATAAGCCGGTTACTTCAGGAATTACAGTGAATTTTAATCCTCCTACATTAGCAGCAATTACGGGAGTATAACTAGCCATAGATTCAATAGCGACTAAACCAAAGGGTTCATAATGACTCGGAATCACACAAACATCCGCCGCTCGATAATATAAAGGCAGGTCTTCGTCTAATATTCGGCCTGTAAATTGGGTAATAGGATTTAACCCTAATTCATAGACAATTTTCTCAATGCGATCGCGTTCTAATCCATCACTACAACCCGGACGAGAGCCCCCGCCAATAATTAATTTTAACTCAGGAGAATGACGAAATTTAGAATCAGCGATCGCTCGAACTAAAGTTTCAATCCCTTTTCTAGGATCAAATCGACCAATATAAAATACAATTTTTTCCTGGGGATTTAACCCCAACTTTTCTCTAGCCTCTGCCTTAGAAATTCGACCCAATTGATCAATATTAGTCCCACAGGGAATAATATCAATTTTTCCAATTGGCGAAACTAATTCTCTTAAAAACTGTTGTTCTTGAGGACTGGTAGCAACAACTCGTTCTGCGGTTTCTAAACAGAGTTTATCAACATTTAATCGAGTTTGAGCAATTTTAGGAATATCAGAAACGGCTTGATATTTAATAATTCCTAACGAATGATAGGTATGGACTTGTCGCAAAAGTTGACGTTTTTTTAATTCCAATCCCACCCAACCCGATAACCAATAATTGGTATGAATTAACTCATATTGTATCCCGGTTTCTGCTTGAAATTGTTGGAATTTTTCCACAAACTCCACTAAATAGGGAAACCCTTGATCTCTAGGAACAAATTCTTCTGGGCCAGCAATTAACCGAATTGTGCGACAATTAGGGCTATGGTGAACAATCAGGGGTTGATCAGGATGACTTCTGCGAGTGAACATATCCACTGGCCATCCCAAATCGGCTAAGGCTTTCCCCACCTGACGGACATAAACATTTTGTCCTCCGGCTTCCTCCTGTCCGATGGCAATGTCGGGATCGCCATGAATCGAGATTAATGCTATAGGTGTTTGGCGTTGAAATGTCATAGGGAGGAAATTAGACTTACATCAAGATGGAGAAGGGGTTACAACCCCCATTACACCAAAGCGGGGGGAATTTTTAGGGGAATAGAGATAAAAAAAACGGCGAGTTCTGCCGCTGAACTGAAAAAATCAGTCAAAATCCCTATATCATTTTATCACAAACTGTGCTGTCCAATAACAATAAGCCTAACTAATCATAAAATAGATTAAATTTTGATTGACCAACAATGACTTATTTTTTTATTGGGGGTTGTCCTCGTTCAGGAACAACGCTAGTCCAAAGTATTTTATGTTCTGATCCGGCTACCAATCCTTTAATTGGTGAAGTCGGATATCTTTATCATTTAGTTGAAGCTTATCATTCAGCAAAACTTGATTTTGAAAGCCAAGGACGCTATTTTTTCAATGACTTCATTGACTTAAAACAATTCAGTACCTCCTTAGTTCAATCTTTTTTAAATCAACTTCAAAAGCACTATACTGATGCCACTGATCTCGTACTTAAACACCCCGTTCTGAGTCGGTTTTTCCCCGATGTTTATGAATTATTAGAAGAAAATGTTAAATTTATTGTTGTTATTCGTGATCCACGAGATACAATTTCTTCACTGATTCAAGTGGGAGAACGAATGAAGCAACAAGGCAATAAACGCCATTTAACCTCCTTATTTACTCAAAGAAATATGGCTGAATATCTCAAATTTTATCAATCGATTTATGCGCCAGCCTGGAATTTTAAATCTGATGATTTTCAAAGCAAAACCTGTTATATTAAATATGAATATCTGGTTTGTGATCCCAATTCTGCCTTACAAGATCTAAGAAATTTCACAGGACTAAATCTAACCCCATCGGATGTTGAGAAAGTTTGGAAGCGGAATTTAGTAGAACATTCCCAACTCCAAGATGCTGCCCAACCCTTTTACTCCGACCTCTATGGTCAACCCATTTCCCAGACCCGAATTCAAAAATATCAGCAGGTACTCAATGCGGATGAAATTGACTTTATTGAACATCAAGGATTAGAAATATTTAAACTTTTTGGATATCCCCTCTCTTTTGATTAAATCCTATACTAAACTTGGTATACTAGAGAATCATATTTTCTCCTGCTCCCGTTTACGGTTGTATTTTTTGGATGAACTTAAGACAAATTTTCCCCTTTTTTACACCCCCTGTGACTCATTGGTCAACGGAAGCTCGATGGTTACACTGGATAACGTTTCTCTGGTTATTTGTGGGTTTAATTGTCATGTTCTCGGCTTCCTATCCCATTGCTTATGCAGAACAGGGAGATGGATTATATTATTTTAAACGTCAATTAATTTGGACAGTCGTAGGATTAGTCGGATTTAGTTTTATTGTTCAATCTTCACTAAAATTTTGGTTAAAAATTGCCCAATGGGGGGTTTTAATTATTCTAGGATTATTATTTCTCACCTTAGTTCCAGGGTTAGGAACAACGATTAATGGCGCAACGCGCTGGATTTCTATCGGGCCAATTCCCATTCAGCCTTCAGAATTAATGAAGCCTTTTTTAGTCTTACAAAGTGCACGTTTTTTTGGCAATTGGTATCGTTTAAATTTGCAAATTCGGTTTATTTGGTTGGGAATTTTTACAACCATATTGTTATCTATTTTATTGCAACCCAACTTAAGTACCACTGCTCTCTGTGGCATGACTCTTTGGTTAGTCGCGTTAGCCGCAGGACTGCCTTTTTCTTATTTAGGAGGAACCGCTTTAGGAGGGATACTTTTAGCCACCTTAAGTATTACGATTAAAGAATATCAAAGACGAAGAATTTTATCCTTTTTAAATCCTTGGTCTGATCCGATGGGAGATGGATATCAGTTAGTGCAAAGTCTTTTAGCAGTGGGTTCGGGGGGTTTTTGGGGAACGGGGTTAGGATTATCTCACCAAAAATTATATTATTTACCTATTCAATACAGTGATTTTATTTTCTCGGTTTATGCAGAAGAATTTGGCTTTATTGGAGGGATATTATTATTATTATTATTAACGATTTATGGAACTCTAGCTCTACGAGTCGCCCTCAACGCACGACAAATTGAACATCAATTAGTTGCTATTGGGGTGATGGTCGTCATGGTAGGACAATCTCTATTAAATATTGGGGTAGCAACGGGTGCTTTACCCACCACAGGTTTACCTTTACCCTTATTTAGTTATGGGGGAAGTTCAATGATTGCCAGTTTAGCTTTAGCTGGGTTATTAATTCGAGTAGCCAGAGAAGAAAATCAAGCGGAGGTGATTTCTTTAGGAGATCATCGTTCAAATCAAAATCGAAATCGTAGAACTGAGCGATCGCCCAAGCGTTAAACAATTCTATCGATTTCAGTTAAGAACAGGGGATAAAACCTAAACCAGGGTTGAGCGAAACAGAGGACTGAGACTGAATCGCAATTGTAATCATAAATGTTGAAGTGTGTCACATTCCTATTCAGAAAAACTTAAAATTCCCTGTTTTCCATCGAGATGAACAACCCTTCCAACGGGTAAAATCGCATTAGATCCCTCATGACCAAAGGGCAAATTAGACACAATAGGAATTCCTAAATCTCCTAAGCGATCGCGTAACACTTCTTCTAGGGTAAAACTGTTAGAATTCCCTTCCGCTTCACACCGACTAAATCGTCCTAATGCAATTCCTCGAACCCCTTTGAATGCACCCACCATGCGCCAGTGGGTTAACATTCGATCTAAACGATAGGGTTCTTCATTAACATCTTCTAAGGCGATTATAGAATCCGTTAAATCAGGCTGATAAGCTGTTCCTAATAAATGAGTTGCAACGGTTAAATTAGCAGGAAATAATCGACCCAAAACAGAACCTCCGCCCCAACCTTCCCCTTGTAATTCTTCAAAAAACCCCGTTTCTATTCCATCAAATAACCGTTGAATTGACCAATCTGGTTCACTGGCTAAGGTGGTTACAACCGGGCCGTGGATGCCGATAATTTGCGGGGAATTAGAAAAAGCCCATAATAATCCAGTAATATCAGAAAATCCGATTAAAAATTTAGGAACTGGAGAAATTTGAGCGATATTTTTCCACTTCCAACCTTCTAATAATCGAGTTGATCCAAACCCTCCTCTGGCGCATAAAATCCCGCGACAAGTTTCATCTGTTAGCGCTTCTATTAATTGTTGTCGTCGGTTTTCATCGCTTCCCGCTAGATATCCATTAACTTGATCAAAACCCGATGTGAATTCAAGATTATAACCGTGCGATCGCCAAATTTTAACCCCAGCTTCAAACCGCTCCCATTCTCTTAATGCTCCACTGGGTGCGATAACTCTTAATTTATCCCCTGGTTTTAATCCTTGAAAATTGATCATCATTGATTCGCTTTTTGTGAAGATAATAGCCCTGAAGGGCTTACTACGAAATAACTTGAAAGAACCATTGTTCAATGCGATCGCCTAAAGCCTCTAAAGAATATTCCCTTTCCGCCTGTTGACGACACGCTAAACGGTCAATTTGATCGATCTTTTGAATCGCATTCACTAACTGATTAATATTATCAGGTTCCACTAACCAACCTGTTACCCCATCTCGAATAATTTCTGTCGGCCCTCCTCGACGATAGGAAATCACCGGAACACCACAAGCTAAAGCTTCAATAGCCACATTTCCAAAGGCTTCTATCCAGCGATGAGTCATCACTAAAGCCCGACATTGACGCAACTGTTCTTGAAGTTTATCCGTTGATAAAAAGCCTAAATATTCAATAGGAGCTTGGGAATTATTTTGAATAATTTTTTGCCAGTAGTCTTGATCTTGAATTTTACCCATAATCAATAATGGAATTCCCGTTCTAGCTGAAGCAATAACAGCATCTTCTAACCCTTTTTCTGGGGAAATTCTACCCACCCAAGCCAATTGATTTTTCGGTTGTTTACAGAAATGATATTCAGATAATTTAAGGGCACTACTTAAACAAAAATAACCTCCTTTCAAACCAAAAGTTTCCGCTTGAGTTTGCGTATAAAAAGCAATAGAACCCGGACACTGTTTGATCGTATTTTGAACAGCCTGATCCATCACATCAGTTAAAGAACTCATACTGACTAAATGGATTAATTTACCTTTAAAAAAAGGGGTTAAAAATAAAGGCAACCAATCATAAGCAAAATTGACAATAATATCATATTGATCAGCAACTTTTATAGCATAATTCCATAGATTTGTCAAGACAGAATTATTCGATAAAATTACTGGATCATCACGGTTTTGGGTTTGGGCTAAGGTTTGTAATATCCCCGGAATTTCTACTATTGAAAAAGATTCTAATTCCGAGGTTTCAGGAGCAACAATTGTAATTTTATAACCTCTTTGTCGCAAAATCGTTGCAATATTCAATACTGTTAATTCTACACCTCCTCCTAACCCAGATCCCAAAGGCCCAACGGGAGTAGATACTAATAATAATTTTAAAGGTTTGTTCATGAATTTGAGCAAAAACAGGAGAAATATAGCAGGGAATAGGGAATGAGTTTCAGAATTTTGTAGAGACGAGCCATGGCGCGTCTCTACAACTGTAAAGCGATCACATTTTTTTGTTTAAAATAACAAACCTTTTGTCTATTAACTCTCAAATTATTGTTTTTTGAGCAAATCAACCGCTTCTTGTAATAACCGGATAGCCTGTTCTATTTTAGTCAATATTTCTGCTTGGCTAACAGGTTTGGGTGTTGGTGTTGGTGTTGGTTTGGGTGTAGTTACACCTCCTAATTCATTGACATACCGCAATAAATCTTGATCTCGTCGTAACCATCCATCTAAGAAAATATCTTGACTGGGGTTAGATTTTACCCGTTGATAACGATAGTCAATTCGACCTTGACAATAGCGTTGGGCGGTTTGTAAATTATTAGCTTTTTCTAAAGCGATTTTTGATTTCGGGCCGAAATTTCCATCAACGGTTAACCCGCCAATGGCTTCTTGTAAAAATTCCAAACTACCTTTAACACTAAAATTAACAGCCGTATCAAAATGCGCTACTGCTAAGGGTAACACCATCGAATCTGCTAAACAAGGTTTCCAAAATTGTTCATAATAAACCTCTTCTACTTCCGGTTGGGTAATTTGTAAGACCGACTTAGAAGCTAATTTTTTCCGCAGCAAATAGGTATCATAGGTGGGTTGAGAAATACCATAATTCACTGTCCCCGCTAAATCTCTGGGGTCGCCAACGCCAGCTTCCCATTTTAAGGTAAATTTTAACGCAGTTTTAAAGGCTTCAGGATATTCAGGCATAGTTTTAGTTTAGGGTGAAGTTAGATATTGATAAACCGTGTTGAAATCAATTTCTGGCTGAGACGGAAAATTTAGCGTCTCCACTCAGGATTTAGCTATTAATTTAACCTGTTTTAACAGATTTATGCTTTGAGCCGCAAATTGATTTCACGGCTCAATTCTACTGAACTCAACA is a window of Planktothrix serta PCC 8927 DNA encoding:
- a CDS encoding glycosyltransferase, with translation MTFQRQTPIALISIHGDPDIAIGQEEAGGQNVYVRQVGKALADLGWPVDMFTRRSHPDQPLIVHHSPNCRTIRLIAGPEEFVPRDQGFPYLVEFVEKFQQFQAETGIQYELIHTNYWLSGWVGLELKKRQLLRQVHTYHSLGIIKYQAVSDIPKIAQTRLNVDKLCLETAERVVATSPQEQQFLRELVSPIGKIDIIPCGTNIDQLGRISKAEAREKLGLNPQEKIVFYIGRFDPRKGIETLVRAIADSKFRHSPELKLIIGGGSRPGCSDGLERDRIEKIVYELGLNPITQFTGRILDEDLPLYYRAADVCVIPSHYEPFGLVAIESMASYTPVIAANVGGLKFTVIPEVTGLLCPPKDDLAFTEAIDRILSDPDWAKQLGEAGRKQVETQFSWQGVALKLSDLYTQLLSQPAKN
- a CDS encoding sulfotransferase family protein is translated as MTYFFIGGCPRSGTTLVQSILCSDPATNPLIGEVGYLYHLVEAYHSAKLDFESQGRYFFNDFIDLKQFSTSLVQSFLNQLQKHYTDATDLVLKHPVLSRFFPDVYELLEENVKFIVVIRDPRDTISSLIQVGERMKQQGNKRHLTSLFTQRNMAEYLKFYQSIYAPAWNFKSDDFQSKTCYIKYEYLVCDPNSALQDLRNFTGLNLTPSDVEKVWKRNLVEHSQLQDAAQPFYSDLYGQPISQTRIQKYQQVLNADEIDFIEHQGLEIFKLFGYPLSFD
- a CDS encoding FtsW/RodA/SpoVE family cell cycle protein, whose translation is MNLRQIFPFFTPPVTHWSTEARWLHWITFLWLFVGLIVMFSASYPIAYAEQGDGLYYFKRQLIWTVVGLVGFSFIVQSSLKFWLKIAQWGVLIILGLLFLTLVPGLGTTINGATRWISIGPIPIQPSELMKPFLVLQSARFFGNWYRLNLQIRFIWLGIFTTILLSILLQPNLSTTALCGMTLWLVALAAGLPFSYLGGTALGGILLATLSITIKEYQRRRILSFLNPWSDPMGDGYQLVQSLLAVGSGGFWGTGLGLSHQKLYYLPIQYSDFIFSVYAEEFGFIGGILLLLLLTIYGTLALRVALNARQIEHQLVAIGVMVVMVGQSLLNIGVATGALPTTGLPLPLFSYGGSSMIASLALAGLLIRVAREENQAEVISLGDHRSNQNRNRRTERSPKR
- a CDS encoding S66 peptidase family protein encodes the protein MINFQGLKPGDKLRVIAPSGALREWERFEAGVKIWRSHGYNLEFTSGFDQVNGYLAGSDENRRQQLIEALTDETCRGILCARGGFGSTRLLEGWKWKNIAQISPVPKFLIGFSDITGLLWAFSNSPQIIGIHGPVVTTLASEPDWSIQRLFDGIETGFFEELQGEGWGGGSVLGRLFPANLTVATHLLGTAYQPDLTDSIIALEDVNEEPYRLDRMLTHWRMVGAFKGVRGIALGRFSRCEAEGNSNSFTLEEVLRDRLGDLGIPIVSNLPFGHEGSNAILPVGRVVHLDGKQGILSFSE
- a CDS encoding glycosyltransferase family 4 protein, which translates into the protein MNKPLKLLLVSTPVGPLGSGLGGGVELTVLNIATILRQRGYKITIVAPETSELESFSIVEIPGILQTLAQTQNRDDPVILSNNSVLTNLWNYAIKVADQYDIIVNFAYDWLPLFLTPFFKGKLIHLVSMSSLTDVMDQAVQNTIKQCPGSIAFYTQTQAETFGLKGGYFCLSSALKLSEYHFCKQPKNQLAWVGRISPEKGLEDAVIASARTGIPLLIMGKIQDQDYWQKIIQNNSQAPIEYLGFLSTDKLQEQLRQCRALVMTHRWIEAFGNVAIEALACGVPVISYRRGGPTEIIRDGVTGWLVEPDNINQLVNAIQKIDQIDRLACRQQAEREYSLEALGDRIEQWFFQVIS
- a CDS encoding glycoside hydrolase family 108 protein: MPEYPEAFKTALKFTLKWEAGVGDPRDLAGTVNYGISQPTYDTYLLRKKLASKSVLQITQPEVEEVYYEQFWKPCLADSMVLPLAVAHFDTAVNFSVKGSLEFLQEAIGGLTVDGNFGPKSKIALEKANNLQTAQRYCQGRIDYRYQRVKSNPSQDIFLDGWLRRDQDLLRYVNELGGVTTPKPTPTPTPKPVSQAEILTKIEQAIRLLQEAVDLLKKQ